The Sandaracinus amylolyticus genomic interval CGGCAAGGTCCTGGTCCTGGACGACGACCCCGATGCCTGCGGCCTGATGGAGGCTGCGCTCTCGGGTCGTGGGTACACGGTGCGCGCGGAGACGCGAGCACGCGATGCGCTGGACAAGGTGGGCGCCGAAGATTTCGACGTCGTCCTCACCGACCTCCAGCTCGACGACATGGACGGCTTGGCGGTCTGCGAGCGCATCCTCGGCGTTCGCCCGGACCTCCCCGTCATCGTCGTCACCGGTCATGCCAGCCTCGAGGCGGCGATCGCGGCGATGCGCGCAGGGGCGCACGACTTCGTCACGAAGCCGATCGACCTCGAGCTGCTCGGCATCACCGTCGACCGCGCGGTGCAGCACCACAAGCTGCGCGCGGAGGTGAAGCGCCTGCGCGACGAGGTCGACGAGGCGCGCGGCTTCGAGAAGCTGCTGGGCCAGTCGACCGCGATGAAGCGCGTGTTCGACGTCATCACGCGCGTCGCGCTCACCGACGCGACCGTGCTGGTGACCGGCGAGAGCGGCACCGGCAAGGAGCTCGTGGCGCGCGCGATCCACGAGCGCAGCAATCGTCGCGAAGGACCCTTCGTCGCGATCAACTGCGCTGCGGTCCCCGCGACGCTGCTCGAGAGCGAGCTCTTCGGTCACGCGCGCGGCGCGTTCACCGACGCGAAGGCGGCGCGCAAGGGCCTCTTCCTCGAGGCCGACAGCGGCACGCTGTTCCTCGACGAGATCGGCGAGATGCCGCTCGAGATGCAGGTGAAGCTGCTGCGCGCGCTGCAGGAGCGCACCGTGCGCGCGGTCGGCGGCAACACCGAGACGCCGTTCAACGCGCGCGTCATCGCGGCGACCAACCGCGACCTCGAGACCGAGGTGCACGAGAAGCGGTTCCGCGAGGACCTCTACTACCGCATCAACGTCGTGACGGTGCACGTGCCGCCGCTGCGCGAGCGCGAAGGCGACGTGCCGCTCCTGGCGCAGCGCTTCCTCGAGCGCTTCGCGGCGCGACACGGCAAGCACGTCGTCGGCATCAGCGCGCCCGCGGCCGCGAAGCTCGTCGCCTACCACTGGCCGGGCAACGTGCGCGAGCTCGAGAACTCGGTGGAGCGCGCGGTCGCGCTGACCCAGTTCGATCACATCAACGTGGAGGACCTGCCCGAGCGCATCCGCGCGCACCGGCCCGACACGATGGTGATGATGCCGGAGACGGCGGAGGAGCTGGTCACGGTCGAGGAGCTCGAGCGGCGCTACCTGCTGCACGTGCTCAAGGTCGTGAACGGCAACAAGTCGCGCGCGGCGCGCATCCTCGGCTACGACCGGCGCACGCTCTACCGCAAGCTCGAGCGCATGGAGGCCGAGGGCCAGACGACGGGCGTGCGCCGTCAGAGCTCGCCGCCCGACGATCGCGGCGGCGGGATCACGCCGCCGGGCCGCGACCGCGACTACGACGATCGCGACGTCGGCATGCCCGAGCGCGAGCCTCCGAGCCAGCCCGCGTGGGCCCGTCCGCCCTCGTCGCCCGGCACCTACGTGCCGCCCTCGTCGCCCGGCACCTACGTGCCGCCGTCGAGCGCGAGCTCGTACGGTGGCGCGCCGAGCAGCGGCAACGGCCACGGCGGCAACGGCAACGGGCACTCGCACGTCGACGACGCGGCGCGCGCGAGCGTGCTCCTCGTCGACGACGACGCGGACGCGCGCGACCTCCTCGAGATGCTGCTGGCGCGCGAGGGCTTCTCGGTGCGCACGGCGGGCTCGGTGAAGGAAGCGCTCGAGATGGGCGACGTCGACGTGGTCGTCACCGACCTCGCGCTGCCCGACGGATCGGGCGAGGACGTCGCGCAGGGCCTCGCGGGCACTCCGGCGATCGCGCTCACGAGCCGTGACCAGCGCGCGAACGGCGAGGTCTTCAACGCGAGCCTCGCGCGCCCGGTGCCGCCCGATCGGCTCGCGGCGGAGATCCGGAAGCTGCTCGACGTCTCTCCGGGCTGATCCGACCGAGCACACGAGATCGAGACGAGCGAAGGCCGCGCTGCCGAGAGGGAGCGCGGCCTTCGTGCATCTGCGCGCTTGCGAACAAATAAGCATTCGCTTATACGATGCGGACATCGAGGAGGAACACGATGTCCCAGACGAGCCAGACGCCGCCCCCGCTCTCGCCGTATCTCACCGTCGACGACGCGAAGGCCGCGATCGAGTTCTACGTGCGCGCGTTCGGCGCGACGGAGCTCGGGCGCCAGGCGACGCCCGACGGCAGCAAGCTGATCCACGCGGCGCTCGTGCTGCCGAACGGCGGGCACGTGATGCTCTCGGACGACTTCCCCGAGATGAACGGCGGCGCGTCGAAGACGCCGAAGGCGCTCGGCGGCACGCCGGTCGCGATCCACCTCGATCTGCCCGACGTGAAGGCGACGTGGGCGCGCGCGGTGGAGGCCGGCGCGCAGGTGAAGATGCCGCTCGCGCTGCAGTTCTGGGGCGACGAGTTCGGCGTGCTCGAGGACCCGTTCGGGCACCGCTGGTCGCTCGCGACGCGCGCGAAGGTCGCGACGAAGGACGAGCTCGACGCGGGCGCGCAGAAGCACTTCGGGCGCAAGTGAGCGATCCGTTTCGCGCGATCGCGGACCCGACGCGCCGCGCGATCCTCGACGTGCTCGCCGAAGGCGAGCGCTCGGTCAGCGAGCTCTGCGCGTGCTTCGACGTGAGCCAGCCCGCGATCTCGCAGCACCTCGCCGTGCTGCGGGACGCGGGGCTCGTCGTGGTGCGCGCCGAAGGACGACAGCGCATCTACGCGCTCCACGCCGATCCGCTGCGCGAGGTGCACGACTGGTCGTCGCACTACGAGCGCTTCTGGAGCACGAAGCTCGACGCGCTCGGCGCGGTGCTCGCGCGCGAGGCCCGCAAGCCGAAGATCACGAAGAAGAAGGACGATCGATGAAGCGAGACATCCACATCGAGCGCACGTACCCGCATCCGCCCGAGCTCGTGTGGCGCGCGCTGACCGACCCTGCGCTGATCGCGGAGTGGCTCATGCCGAACGACTTCCGCGCGCAGGTCGGTCATCGCTTCACGATGCGCACCGATCCCGCGCCCGGCTTCGACGGGATCGTGAACTGCGAGGTGCTCGAGCTCAGCCCGCCGCGGCGGATGCGCTGGTCGTGGAAGGGCGGGCCGATCGACACGGTGGTCACGTTCGAGCTCGAGCCGGCGATCGTCTTCGCGCGGCCTGCGACGACGCTGAAGGTCGCGCAGACCGCGTTCGAGGGGCTCGACGCGGTGCTCGTGTCGTTCGTGCTGGGCGCCGGCAACCGCGCGGTGTACGGGCGTCACCTGCCGTACGTGCTCGATCGGATCGCGACCGGTGAGAAGGTCGAGAACGTGCGCCAGGCGTGCGCGAACGAGCGCGGGCGCTGGTGGTGGATCTCGCGCGCGATCGCGCCGGTGGTGGGACGGCGACGCAAGAGCGCGTGACGATCACACCGCGGTGATCTCGATGCTGCCCTCGCCGCGCAGGATCGCGATCGCGCGCGCAGCGCGATCGCGCGCGCACTCCACGGTCACGACGATGCGCCCCTCGCGGATGCGATCGCGGATGTCCGTCGCTTCGTTCTCCGACACGCCGAGGCCCACGAGCGCGCCGATCAGCCCGCCCGCCGCGCCGCCCGCGCCGGCGCCCGCGAGCGCGGCGACCATCGGGCCCGCCGCGACCATGCCGATGCCGGGGATCGCGATCGATCCGACGGCCGCGAGCCCGCCGACGACCGCGCCCAGCGTGCCGCCGATGGTGCCGCCCGCGGTCGCGCCTTCGGCCGCGCGGTTGCTGGGAGGCGTGATGATCGGAGGTGCGCCGTCGAGCTCGCGCGCACGCGTCACGTCGGACATCAGCACGCTCACGTCCTCGCGACGGAAGCCCGCGTCGACGAGGCGATCCACCGCGTGCTGCGCTTCGCGACGCGTCGAGAACACTCCGCTGACCACCTTCGTCCGCATCGGTCGTCCTCCCTCCGTCACGCGAGCGGCGTCGCGTGCGCCTCGCGCGTGCGCTTCGGGGGCTCGGCGGCGCGCGCTTCGCCGCGACGCTCGATCCATCGATCACCGATCACCAGCGCGTCGAGCTCGCTCGCGAGGAAGCTGCGAAGCGCGTCGTCGGGCAGGTTCACGAGCGGCTCGCGACCCACGCGGAAGCTCGTGTTGAGCAGCACCGGCACGCCGGTGATCGCGCCGAACGCGTGCAGCAGCGCGTGCAGGCGCGGGCTCTGCTCCCACGAGACCGTCTGCACCCGCGCGGTCCCGTCGACGTGCGTGACCGCGGGCAGGCGCGCGACGCGCTCCGCGCGCACCGGCACGCTGAAGAGCTTGTGCGGGCTCTCCTCGACGCCGCTCATGTCGAACCAGACGTGCGCGAGCTCGAGCGGCACGGCAGGCGAGAACGATCGATCCTGCTCGAGGCGCCGGAGGATCGCGCTGACGCGCGCGCGGCTCTCGGCGCGTCGCGGATCGGCGAGCACGCTGCGCGCGCCGAGGGCCTTCGCGCCCCACTCCGCACGGCCCTGCAGCCACCCGACGACGCGCCCTGCGGCGAGCGCTTCGGCGACGGTGCCCTCGAGATCGCGAGGCATCGTCGCGCGCACCTGATCCGCGAAGTCGAGGAGCGCGCGATCGACGAGCACGTCGTCCGCGGACGCCCCGAGGAACGGCGTCGGCATCGCGCTCCGCTCGCGACCGATCCCGAGCATGTGGTGCATCGCGTAGAGCGCCGCGCCGAGCGCGGTCCCGGCGTCGTGCGCCGCGGGCTGCACGTGGATGCGATCGAAGAGCCCGCTGCGCGCGATGCGCGCGTTCGCGGCGGCGTTGAGCGCGAGGTCGCCCGCGAGGCAGAGATCGCGCTCCCCGGTGCGGGCGCGCAGCGTCGCGAGCGAGGCGAGCAGCGCGAGCTCGACGGCTTCCTGCAGCGCCGCCGCGACGTGCGCGTGACGCCCGGTGAGCGGCTCGCCGGGCAGTCGCGCCGGGCCGAGCGCGCGGATCATCGCGCGCGGATAGAGCGTGCCGTGCGGCGCGATCGCGTCGCGGAGCGCGAGTCGCGTGACGAGCTGGGGATCGACCGACGCGATCCCGTCGCGCCGGATCTGCACGACGCGCCGGAAGAAGCGCCGGTGGTGCGACGCGTCGCCGTGCGCGGCGAGCAACATCACCTCGTGCTCCTCGCCCGGCTCGAACCCGAGGTACCGAGTGAACAGCGCATAGAGCGCGCCGAGGCTGTCGGGCGCGTAGACGCGATCGACGACCTCGATGCGCGTGCCGCGGCCGATCGCCGCGCTCGTCGCTGCGCTCTCGCCGTGCGCGTCCGCGACCAAGCAGAGCGCGCGATCGAACGGTGACGTGAAGAACGCGCTCGCCGCGTGTGCGACGTCGTGGGGCACCGCGACGAAGCGCTCGGGCGCGATCGAGGCGCCGAGCCGCTGCTCGAGGAGGCGCCGTGCGTGCTCGTCCCCGCCCAGCGCGCGCTCTGCGCCGCGGAGCGCCGCCAGCGCCG includes:
- a CDS encoding VOC family protein — its product is MSQTSQTPPPLSPYLTVDDAKAAIEFYVRAFGATELGRQATPDGSKLIHAALVLPNGGHVMLSDDFPEMNGGASKTPKALGGTPVAIHLDLPDVKATWARAVEAGAQVKMPLALQFWGDEFGVLEDPFGHRWSLATRAKVATKDELDAGAQKHFGRK
- a CDS encoding SRPBCC family protein, producing the protein MKRDIHIERTYPHPPELVWRALTDPALIAEWLMPNDFRAQVGHRFTMRTDPAPGFDGIVNCEVLELSPPRRMRWSWKGGPIDTVVTFELEPAIVFARPATTLKVAQTAFEGLDAVLVSFVLGAGNRAVYGRHLPYVLDRIATGEKVENVRQACANERGRWWWISRAIAPVVGRRRKSA
- a CDS encoding sigma 54-interacting transcriptional regulator, with the translated sequence MSGKVLVLDDDPDACGLMEAALSGRGYTVRAETRARDALDKVGAEDFDVVLTDLQLDDMDGLAVCERILGVRPDLPVIVVTGHASLEAAIAAMRAGAHDFVTKPIDLELLGITVDRAVQHHKLRAEVKRLRDEVDEARGFEKLLGQSTAMKRVFDVITRVALTDATVLVTGESGTGKELVARAIHERSNRREGPFVAINCAAVPATLLESELFGHARGAFTDAKAARKGLFLEADSGTLFLDEIGEMPLEMQVKLLRALQERTVRAVGGNTETPFNARVIAATNRDLETEVHEKRFREDLYYRINVVTVHVPPLREREGDVPLLAQRFLERFAARHGKHVVGISAPAAAKLVAYHWPGNVRELENSVERAVALTQFDHINVEDLPERIRAHRPDTMVMMPETAEELVTVEELERRYLLHVLKVVNGNKSRAARILGYDRRTLYRKLERMEAEGQTTGVRRQSSPPDDRGGGITPPGRDRDYDDRDVGMPEREPPSQPAWARPPSSPGTYVPPSSPGTYVPPSSASSYGGAPSSGNGHGGNGNGHSHVDDAARASVLLVDDDADARDLLEMLLAREGFSVRTAGSVKEALEMGDVDVVVTDLALPDGSGEDVAQGLAGTPAIALTSRDQRANGEVFNASLARPVPPDRLAAEIRKLLDVSPG
- a CDS encoding general stress protein: MRTKVVSGVFSTRREAQHAVDRLVDAGFRREDVSVLMSDVTRARELDGAPPIITPPSNRAAEGATAGGTIGGTLGAVVGGLAAVGSIAIPGIGMVAAGPMVAALAGAGAGGAAGGLIGALVGLGVSENEATDIRDRIREGRIVVTVECARDRAARAIAILRGEGSIEITAV
- a CDS encoding carbamoyltransferase, producing the protein MIVLGYHGGIEGPFAGRSAGRDAAAAIVDEGRVIAACEEARFARASRGASVPERAIRHCLDAVGLATLEGVDLVACSHASDQRWRAEMVTHSRARLSALTRTAMGAALAALRGAERALGGDEHARRLLEQRLGASIAPERFVAVPHDVAHAASAFFTSPFDRALCLVADAHGESAATSAAIGRGTRIEVVDRVYAPDSLGALYALFTRYLGFEPGEEHEVMLLAAHGDASHHRRFFRRVVQIRRDGIASVDPQLVTRLALRDAIAPHGTLYPRAMIRALGPARLPGEPLTGRHAHVAAALQEAVELALLASLATLRARTGERDLCLAGDLALNAAANARIARSGLFDRIHVQPAAHDAGTALGAALYAMHHMLGIGRERSAMPTPFLGASADDVLVDRALLDFADQVRATMPRDLEGTVAEALAAGRVVGWLQGRAEWGAKALGARSVLADPRRAESRARVSAILRRLEQDRSFSPAVPLELAHVWFDMSGVEESPHKLFSVPVRAERVARLPAVTHVDGTARVQTVSWEQSPRLHALLHAFGAITGVPVLLNTSFRVGREPLVNLPDDALRSFLASELDALVIGDRWIERRGEARAAEPPKRTREAHATPLA
- a CDS encoding ArsR/SmtB family transcription factor; amino-acid sequence: MSDPFRAIADPTRRAILDVLAEGERSVSELCACFDVSQPAISQHLAVLRDAGLVVVRAEGRQRIYALHADPLREVHDWSSHYERFWSTKLDALGAVLAREARKPKITKKKDDR